In Trichocoleus desertorum NBK24, the following are encoded in one genomic region:
- the glmU gene encoding bifunctional UDP-N-acetylglucosamine diphosphorylase/glucosamine-1-phosphate N-acetyltransferase GlmU — protein sequence MVAVAILAAGRGTRMKSNLPKVLHGLGGRSLVERVLNSLSEIEPSRRIVIVGYQGHLVQEALASFTDVEFVEQAEQKGTGHAIQQLLPHLAGFQGDLLVLNGDVPLLRPETLQQLLQTHQQHQNAATILTAQLPNPKGYGRVFCDSQNVVKQIVEDRDCTPAQKQNHRINAGVYCFRWPDLERVLPQLKANNDQQEYYLTDTVNFLEPVMSVDVEDYQEILGINDRKQLAGAYEILQTRVKDDWMDAGVTLVDPDSITIDETVQIEPDVVIEPQTHLRGKTTIRAGARIGPGSLIENSEIGEKVTVLYSVVTDSTVKSAARIGPYAHLRGHVEVGSGCRIGNFVEIKSSTLGDRTNVAHLSYLGNATLGERVNIGAGTITANYDGVNKHPTVIGDRTKTGSNSVLVAPVTLGADVTVAAGSVVTKDVSDDSLVIARARQVTRAGWRMKPQAGSEE from the coding sequence ATGGTAGCGGTAGCAATTTTAGCGGCTGGACGTGGAACACGTATGAAGTCGAACCTACCCAAGGTTTTGCATGGTTTGGGTGGGCGATCGCTGGTGGAACGGGTTCTTAATAGTTTGTCTGAGATTGAGCCATCTCGACGAATTGTGATCGTCGGCTATCAAGGGCATCTTGTCCAAGAAGCTTTAGCATCTTTTACCGATGTTGAGTTTGTAGAGCAGGCAGAGCAGAAAGGGACAGGGCATGCCATTCAGCAGTTATTACCTCATTTAGCAGGTTTCCAAGGCGATTTGCTAGTGCTGAATGGAGATGTGCCACTCCTGCGGCCAGAAACATTGCAGCAGTTGTTGCAAACGCATCAGCAACACCAGAACGCTGCAACAATTTTGACGGCTCAACTGCCTAATCCTAAAGGGTATGGGCGGGTCTTCTGCGATAGCCAAAACGTTGTGAAGCAAATTGTGGAAGACCGAGACTGCACCCCTGCCCAGAAGCAAAATCATCGAATTAATGCGGGAGTCTACTGTTTTCGCTGGCCTGATTTGGAGCGGGTACTCCCCCAGCTAAAAGCAAACAATGATCAACAAGAGTACTACCTCACAGACACGGTCAACTTCTTAGAGCCAGTCATGTCGGTGGACGTAGAAGACTATCAAGAAATTCTGGGCATTAACGACCGTAAGCAATTGGCGGGTGCCTATGAGATTTTGCAGACTAGGGTAAAAGATGACTGGATGGATGCAGGCGTTACTCTAGTAGACCCAGACAGCATCACGATCGATGAAACCGTACAGATTGAACCGGATGTGGTGATTGAACCCCAAACCCACTTACGCGGTAAAACCACGATTCGTGCGGGCGCTCGTATTGGTCCTGGTAGCTTGATTGAGAATAGTGAAATTGGTGAAAAAGTCACCGTTCTTTATTCTGTTGTTACGGACAGTACGGTGAAGTCTGCGGCTCGGATTGGTCCCTATGCTCATCTTCGGGGCCATGTAGAGGTAGGTTCTGGCTGCCGCATTGGTAACTTTGTCGAGATCAAGAGCAGTACGTTAGGCGATCGCACTAATGTGGCTCACCTGTCTTACCTCGGTAACGCAACTCTAGGTGAGCGAGTGAATATCGGGGCAGGCACCATTACCGCCAACTACGATGGGGTGAACAAGCATCCGACCGTGATTGGCGATCGCACTAAAACAGGTTCCAATAGCGTACTGGTAGCTCCCGTCACCTTAGGGGCAGATGTCACTGTGGCAGCAGGTTCCGTCGTGACCAAAGATGTCTCCGATGATTCTCTGGTGATTGCTCGTGCCCGTCAGGTGACCAGAGCAGGCTGGCGCATGAAACCGCAAGCTGGAAGTGAGGAGTGA